A stretch of the Cetobacterium somerae ATCC BAA-474 genome encodes the following:
- a CDS encoding YfcC family protein yields the protein MSSESNLNLKNSGGVGTKGKELKIEKFKIPHTYVIIAGMIILSFIGTYIIPAGVYERVKDVNSGRMIIAPETFTYVANTPVKFFSFTEHNLFTVLIRGLQATSGIVFFTFLVCGFFNMIQKTGAIDSGIAKVAYLFRNKGMLLIPVVMFVFSIGGVAIGMNTEAIAFVPLGVLLARALGFDAMVGMAMVALGAGVGFIGGFINPFTVGVAHSIAGLPIYSGMGFRVAVYIVLYVATVLYIMRYARKVKENPFSSVVFDLEVKQKAMSNTSTNNQEIPDLTLRQKGVLLVMLVGFITLTYGVLKHGWGTEQLISIFMFMGIASSFVAGISPTNSANNFLDGARGVVFGALAVGLARGILVVLEDGQIIDTILFYLSSKISSLPGVISALLMYCVQIITNLFIPSGSGQAATTMPIMAPLGDMIGVSRQTVVLAFQYGDGFTNYINPTAGGLMSYLAISQISYEKWVKWVAPLMGIWLSIGAAAIVIAYFIGY from the coding sequence ATGAGTAGTGAATCAAATTTAAATTTAAAAAATAGTGGCGGAGTGGGTACAAAAGGAAAGGAACTTAAAATAGAGAAATTTAAAATTCCTCATACCTATGTAATTATTGCTGGAATGATTATTTTATCATTTATAGGAACCTATATAATTCCTGCTGGTGTTTATGAAAGAGTTAAAGATGTCAATTCTGGTAGAATGATTATAGCTCCAGAAACTTTTACATATGTTGCCAATACACCTGTTAAGTTTTTCTCTTTTACTGAGCACAATCTATTTACTGTATTAATTAGAGGTCTTCAGGCAACCTCTGGAATTGTTTTTTTCACATTTTTGGTTTGTGGATTTTTTAATATGATTCAAAAAACAGGTGCCATTGATTCTGGAATAGCAAAAGTGGCTTACCTATTCAGAAATAAAGGTATGCTTTTAATCCCAGTTGTTATGTTTGTATTTTCAATTGGAGGAGTAGCAATTGGTATGAACACAGAAGCTATAGCTTTTGTTCCACTTGGAGTTCTTTTAGCAAGAGCTCTTGGATTTGATGCTATGGTTGGAATGGCTATGGTAGCTTTGGGAGCTGGAGTTGGTTTCATTGGTGGATTTATAAATCCATTTACAGTTGGAGTTGCTCACTCAATAGCTGGACTTCCAATTTACTCTGGAATGGGATTTAGAGTAGCAGTTTATATAGTTTTATACGTTGCTACAGTTTTATATATTATGAGATATGCTAGAAAAGTAAAGGAAAATCCTTTTAGCAGTGTGGTATTTGATTTAGAGGTTAAACAAAAAGCTATGTCTAATACATCAACAAATAATCAAGAAATTCCAGATTTAACTCTTAGACAAAAAGGTGTTCTTTTAGTTATGTTAGTTGGATTTATAACTTTAACATATGGAGTTTTAAAACACGGATGGGGAACAGAACAATTAATTAGTATATTTATGTTCATGGGAATTGCTTCTAGTTTTGTTGCAGGAATCTCTCCAACTAATTCTGCAAATAACTTTTTAGACGGAGCTAGAGGAGTTGTATTTGGAGCTCTTGCTGTGGGATTAGCTCGTGGAATCCTAGTTGTGTTAGAGGATGGACAAATTATAGATACAATTTTATTCTATCTCTCTAGCAAAATTTCATCCTTGCCAGGAGTTATCTCAGCTTTACTTATGTATTGCGTTCAGATTATAACAAATCTATTTATTCCATCAGGAAGTGGACAAGCTGCAACAACTATGCCCATCATGGCTCCTTTAGGGGATATGATAGGAGTTTCTAGACAAACCGTTGTTTTAGCTTTTCAATATGGAGATGGATTTACAAACTATATCAATCCAACTGCAGGAGGACTTATGAGTTACCTTGCAATTTCACAAATCTCATATGAAAAATGGGTGAAGTGGGTGGCTCCTCTTATGGGAATCTGGCTAAGTATCGGAGCTGCTGCAATCGTTATTGCATATTTTATAGGGTATTAA
- a CDS encoding NADH:flavin oxidoreductase, which translates to MKSIFDKTKLGNLEMKNRIIRGALWEDLADEKGHLTPELSAIYEELAQGGASTLITGYAFVTKDEQPNPGMMGIYDDSFIPEYQKFTNKIHEYGANIIMQIVYGGFMTTFNVGERTIWGPSTIQNENTGTWAKEITKEEIKYLVKAYANAALRVKKSGFDGVEIHGGHGYLLSQFLSPYYNERTDEYGGCIENRGRIIFEIFTAMRESVGKDFPIWIKLNSADYVKEGGLTEEDSMYVAKKLAELGIDAIEVTGGNESIKEVSENNLGAARTKVVVSKTNESYFKDYAKKLAEMIDIPVILIGGNRHIDVMEEILNSSKIEYFSMSRPLTCEPNLVNIWMSGDLKKPKCVSCNKCYFTPGKRCIFNLKK; encoded by the coding sequence GTGAAAAGTATTTTTGATAAAACAAAATTAGGTAATTTAGAAATGAAAAATAGAATAATAAGAGGAGCGTTATGGGAAGATTTAGCAGATGAAAAAGGGCACCTTACTCCAGAACTTTCAGCTATTTATGAAGAATTAGCTCAAGGTGGAGCTTCAACTCTTATTACAGGATATGCTTTTGTTACTAAAGATGAGCAACCGAATCCTGGAATGATGGGGATATATGATGATAGTTTTATTCCTGAATATCAAAAATTTACAAATAAAATTCATGAATATGGAGCTAATATAATAATGCAAATAGTTTACGGAGGGTTCATGACAACGTTTAATGTTGGAGAAAGAACTATTTGGGGGCCTTCAACTATACAAAATGAAAATACTGGAACTTGGGCTAAAGAGATTACAAAAGAAGAGATAAAGTATTTAGTTAAAGCATATGCTAATGCAGCATTAAGAGTTAAAAAATCAGGATTTGATGGTGTAGAAATACATGGCGGTCATGGATATCTTCTTAGTCAATTTTTATCACCATATTATAACGAAAGAACTGATGAATATGGTGGTTGTATTGAAAATAGAGGAAGAATTATATTTGAAATTTTTACAGCTATGAGAGAGTCTGTAGGAAAAGATTTTCCAATTTGGATTAAATTAAACTCTGCTGATTATGTTAAAGAGGGTGGACTTACAGAAGAGGACAGCATGTACGTTGCTAAAAAACTTGCAGAGTTAGGAATTGATGCAATAGAGGTTACAGGTGGAAATGAATCTATAAAAGAGGTATCAGAAAATAATTTAGGTGCTGCTAGAACAAAAGTTGTAGTTTCTAAAACTAACGAATCATATTTTAAAGACTATGCTAAAAAATTAGCTGAAATGATTGATATTCCAGTAATTTTAATAGGTGGAAATAGACATATAGATGTGATGGAGGAGATTTTAAATAGTAGTAAAATTGAGTATTTTTCAATGTCTAGACCATTGACTTGCGAACCTAATTTAGTGAATATTTGGATGTCAGGAGACTTGAAAAAACCAAAATGTGTGTCGTGTAATAAATGTTATTTTACACCAGGGAAGAGATGTATTTTTAATTTAAAAAAATAG
- a CDS encoding nitroreductase family protein, which produces MNSIFYRRSIRSFLDKDVECEKIERVLRAGMQAPSAHNFKPWEFIVVESEEKKNDISKMSPYAIPVSKSKVSIVVLGNIKLVEKDNMWLQQDLSAAIQNMLLQIVEEGLGGVWLGFYPEVERVEKMKRYFNLPEHIIPFGVVAFGYSNEENKFIDRYDETKVYCENYNWEEN; this is translated from the coding sequence ATGAATTCAATTTTTTATAGAAGAAGTATTAGAAGTTTTTTAGATAAAGATGTTGAATGTGAAAAAATAGAAAGGGTTTTAAGAGCTGGGATGCAAGCACCATCAGCACATAATTTTAAACCTTGGGAATTTATTGTTGTTGAAAGTGAAGAAAAGAAAAATGATATTTCAAAAATGAGTCCTTATGCAATTCCTGTAAGTAAATCTAAAGTTTCGATAGTTGTTTTAGGAAATATAAAATTAGTAGAAAAAGATAATATGTGGTTACAACAAGATTTAAGTGCAGCTATTCAAAATATGTTGCTTCAAATTGTAGAAGAGGGGCTAGGGGGAGTTTGGCTTGGTTTTTATCCTGAAGTGGAAAGAGTAGAGAAAATGAAGAGATATTTTAATCTACCAGAACATATAATTCCTTTTGGAGTCGTGGCTTTTGGATATTCCAATGAAGAAAATAAATTTATAGATAGATATGATGAGACAAAAGTTTATTGTGAAAACTATAATTGGGAAGAAAATTGA
- a CDS encoding PLP-dependent aminotransferase family protein: MKINSEEKKIPIYLKIYEDLKNKIEKNEYPENSKLPSIRQLALKYKLNNITIMKAFTLLEKEGYIIKKRGIGIFVKSKESLFYNTPSNNLIETFKVGQLKQNNLINFASGTPSEDVYPFQIFKKLYSDVLEEYGPKIMLYHPTQGLEELREVLKKNIEDKGIFVSKDEIQITSGSQQGLDLILKTLSSKRKNKIIVGNPTYHGALNTFKTNCKIYPVEMEEDGFNLTQLEKILSEEKITFIYATMDFSCPTGVSWSEEKKQKLILLAKKYNTLIVEDDFASELSFYNTPRTSIKSLDSDNKTVIYIKSFSKIIMPGLRLAYMIAPTELISKIVTVKFTTDISTSALDQKVLANFLKGNFLKLHIENLIKIYRERYLVLTEKLKEIPFLDVVYNIDGGFYVWIKLNDTIDSSQFYLKCKENNILLLSGNVFFLDNQKNQYFRVRFATTDIPEIIDGIDRLKVIQR; encoded by the coding sequence ATGAAAATTAACTCAGAAGAGAAGAAAATACCTATTTATTTAAAAATTTATGAAGATTTGAAAAATAAAATTGAAAAAAATGAATATCCAGAAAACTCTAAACTACCATCAATTAGACAACTTGCTTTAAAGTATAAACTAAATAATATTACAATTATGAAAGCTTTTACTCTTTTAGAAAAAGAGGGATATATTATAAAAAAACGTGGCATTGGAATATTTGTAAAATCTAAAGAATCTTTATTTTACAATACACCATCTAATAATCTTATTGAAACTTTTAAAGTTGGTCAATTAAAACAAAATAATCTTATTAATTTTGCAAGTGGAACTCCTTCAGAAGATGTTTATCCATTTCAAATTTTTAAAAAATTATATAGTGATGTTTTAGAAGAATATGGCCCTAAAATTATGCTATATCATCCTACTCAAGGTTTAGAGGAACTTCGAGAAGTGCTTAAGAAAAATATTGAAGACAAAGGTATTTTTGTATCTAAAGATGAGATACAAATAACTAGCGGTTCACAGCAAGGATTGGATTTGATATTAAAAACGCTTTCGTCTAAAAGAAAAAATAAAATAATTGTAGGAAATCCAACTTATCATGGTGCTTTAAATACTTTTAAAACAAATTGTAAAATTTACCCTGTAGAAATGGAAGAGGATGGTTTTAATCTTACTCAATTGGAAAAAATCTTATCTGAAGAAAAAATAACTTTCATATATGCGACAATGGATTTTAGTTGCCCCACAGGTGTTTCTTGGAGTGAAGAAAAGAAACAAAAGTTAATTTTATTAGCTAAAAAATATAACACATTGATTGTAGAAGATGATTTTGCATCAGAACTTTCATTTTACAATACTCCAAGAACCTCTATAAAATCTTTAGATTCTGATAATAAGACTGTTATTTACATTAAATCATTTTCTAAAATAATTATGCCAGGTTTAAGATTAGCATATATGATAGCACCAACTGAGCTTATTTCTAAAATAGTGACTGTTAAGTTTACCACAGATATATCAACATCAGCTCTTGATCAAAAAGTTTTAGCTAATTTTTTGAAAGGCAATTTTCTGAAATTACATATAGAAAATCTAATCAAAATTTATAGAGAAAGATATCTCGTTTTAACTGAGAAACTAAAAGAGATACCTTTTTTAGATGTTGTTTATAATATTGATGGTGGTTTTTATGTTTGGATAAAACTAAATGATACAATAGATTCGAGCCAATTTTACTTAAAATGTAAAGAGAATAATATTCTACTTCTTTCTGGAAATGTTTTCTTTTTAGATAATCAGAAAAATCAATATTTCAGAGTGAGATTTGCAACTACAGATATTCCAGAAATTATAGATGGTATTGATCGTTTAAAAGTTATTCAAAGGTAA
- a CDS encoding aldo/keto reductase, with translation MIYKQFKALNNEKLSSVGFGCWAIGGTWNNTEDQKSIETIKKAVELGINFFDVAPIYGMGHSEKILGEALKDYDRSSLFIATKCGLIWDENKVVTKSISRESLYKELNASLERLQTSYIDLYQIHWPFEGMKLEEGMATLMEMKEKGLIRYIGLSNFSLKDTKKCMELAEISTLQGLYNMLEPNSEIYHHKQLEYRTANELLPLCKEEGMAFLPYSPLMQGLLTGEFKLENNFDSSDDRSKNPKLNGERFLNYFNCVEELKEIAQEIGKPLSQVAINWLIAQKEVGPVICGAQTPQQIEENVRSTTWELEEKTIKKIEMVLNKKNIC, from the coding sequence ATGATATATAAACAGTTTAAAGCATTAAATAATGAAAAACTATCTTCAGTTGGATTTGGGTGTTGGGCGATAGGTGGTACATGGAATAATACAGAGGATCAAAAATCTATAGAAACAATAAAGAAAGCTGTAGAGTTAGGTATAAATTTTTTTGATGTCGCTCCTATTTATGGAATGGGACATTCAGAAAAAATCTTAGGAGAGGCCTTAAAAGATTATGATAGAAGTTCTCTTTTTATTGCAACAAAATGTGGTCTTATATGGGATGAAAATAAAGTTGTTACTAAAAGTATATCAAGAGAAAGTTTATATAAAGAGTTGAATGCCTCATTAGAAAGACTTCAAACTTCTTATATTGATTTATATCAAATACATTGGCCATTTGAAGGAATGAAATTAGAAGAGGGAATGGCTACTTTAATGGAGATGAAAGAAAAAGGGTTAATAAGATATATTGGTCTATCTAATTTTTCCTTAAAAGATACAAAAAAATGTATGGAGTTAGCTGAAATTTCAACGCTTCAAGGTTTATATAATATGTTAGAACCAAATTCAGAAATTTATCATCATAAACAGCTAGAATATAGAACAGCAAACGAATTATTACCGCTATGTAAAGAGGAAGGTATGGCATTTTTACCATATAGCCCTTTAATGCAAGGGTTACTAACTGGAGAGTTTAAATTAGAAAATAATTTTGATTCATCAGACGATAGATCAAAAAATCCAAAGTTAAATGGAGAAAGATTTTTAAATTACTTTAACTGTGTTGAAGAATTAAAAGAAATAGCTCAAGAAATAGGAAAACCATTATCACAAGTTGCTATAAATTGGTTAATAGCTCAAAAAGAAGTTGGTCCAGTTATTTGTGGGGCTCAAACACCTCAGCAAATAGAAGAGAATGTAAGAAGTACGACATGGGAATTAGAAGAAAAAACAATTAAAAAAATAGAAATGGTATTAAATAAAAAAAATATTTGCTAA
- a CDS encoding GntR family transcriptional regulator: MKLPRYIEIAKELEEKILNNTYKKNERLPAERILAEEYNVTRVTIRNAIEHLVLKGFLEKKVGSGNYVKKNTLNLNISEQLSFSEKSHFLKQTPRTDVIEFKEISGDAKLMEIFNCDSNEVFFFIKRVRYLDNTPVNLENTYLPKSLFPNLTKDIMKGSKYDFVEKTLSIKESYNKITPILPNEELSQLFNLTSCEPIFYKTSIGISKKDIPFEYSELYFNPNIYEFTFTSKR, translated from the coding sequence ATGAAGTTACCTAGATATATTGAAATTGCAAAAGAACTTGAAGAGAAAATTTTAAATAATACCTATAAAAAAAATGAACGTCTTCCTGCTGAGAGAATATTAGCCGAAGAATACAATGTTACTAGAGTTACAATTAGAAATGCTATTGAACATTTAGTCTTAAAGGGATTTTTAGAAAAAAAAGTTGGAAGTGGAAACTATGTTAAGAAAAATACTTTAAATTTAAATATTAGTGAACAATTAAGTTTTAGTGAAAAATCACATTTTTTAAAGCAAACACCACGAACAGATGTTATTGAATTTAAAGAGATTTCTGGAGATGCAAAATTAATGGAGATATTTAATTGTGATTCTAATGAAGTTTTTTTCTTTATAAAAAGAGTTAGATATTTGGATAATACTCCTGTAAACCTTGAAAATACTTATCTTCCTAAAAGTCTTTTTCCAAATTTAACTAAAGATATTATGAAGGGATCTAAGTATGATTTTGTAGAGAAAACCCTTTCTATAAAGGAGAGCTACAATAAAATAACTCCAATTCTACCAAACGAAGAGTTAAGTCAACTATTTAATTTAACTTCTTGTGAACCAATATTCTACAAAACATCTATTGGAATTTCTAAAAAAGATATACCATTTGAATATAGTGAACTATATTTTAATCCAAATATATATGAGTTTACTTTTACTTCAAAAAGATAA
- a CDS encoding PTS transporter subunit EIIC: MDKVLKKDCGLNFEKLKKTITRLGTEFSKGILVPVFTLPIVGMLLAFGVLLTNPSIPFSKIQWLNNFGVLTKDSLLSIFINLSPIFAVGIASGMAKRKKGDAGLSGIILFFIFLYSMNSFMKIKGFLITGDLRGTGQSLVLGVQVLDMGVFLGIILGLVTSYLHNKFVDKEFEGAMRLYGSSNLALLIGIPIVISLSIFFTYTWPVIQIFIAKMTNTIVSTGVFGVGIYGFLERILIPTGLHHLLWVPVELSAISGTGVVDGQYLEGVRNIAMAELSSSTINRLGPGAVYLTKAMSKMFGLVGAALAMYRCANSDLKEKTKGILIPAVGAAVFAGVTEPLEFSFLFTAPILFVVHAILAGIGMAVAALLDLRVIAVSGGIEFLAMMLPAGVKGDTLKFILLGFAQIALYYVIFKFLIEKLNLKTPGRESGEVKLYSKEDYKEKNKESEKSDKIKNIILGLGSSENIKTITNCYSRLRVQVKDLEKIDENLLNTTGCSGIVKSSEGVQIIYGLSVQKIKKEVCKELNIKDEE; this comes from the coding sequence ATGGACAAAGTTTTAAAAAAAGATTGCGGTTTAAATTTTGAAAAACTAAAAAAAACTATAACTCGACTGGGAACTGAATTTTCTAAAGGAATATTAGTTCCAGTATTTACACTACCTATAGTTGGAATGTTATTAGCATTTGGAGTTTTATTAACAAATCCATCTATTCCTTTTTCAAAAATTCAATGGTTAAATAATTTTGGTGTTTTGACAAAAGATTCATTACTAAGCATATTTATAAATCTATCTCCAATATTTGCTGTTGGAATTGCTTCGGGAATGGCAAAAAGAAAAAAGGGAGATGCAGGATTAAGTGGAATAATTTTATTTTTTATTTTTCTTTATTCTATGAATTCTTTTATGAAAATTAAAGGATTTCTTATAACCGGTGATTTAAGAGGTACTGGACAGAGTTTAGTCTTAGGTGTTCAAGTTTTAGATATGGGGGTATTTTTAGGAATTATTTTAGGATTGGTTACATCTTATCTACATAATAAATTTGTAGATAAAGAATTTGAAGGTGCAATGAGACTTTATGGTAGTTCAAATTTAGCTTTATTGATAGGGATACCAATTGTAATTTCATTATCAATATTTTTTACTTATACTTGGCCAGTGATACAGATTTTTATAGCTAAAATGACGAATACAATTGTTTCTACAGGAGTATTTGGTGTAGGTATTTATGGGTTTTTAGAAAGAATATTGATTCCGACAGGATTACATCATTTGTTATGGGTACCTGTAGAATTATCAGCTATAAGCGGAACTGGTGTAGTTGATGGCCAATATTTAGAAGGTGTAAGAAATATTGCTATGGCAGAACTGTCATCTTCAACTATTAATAGATTAGGGCCTGGAGCAGTTTATTTAACAAAAGCTATGAGCAAAATGTTTGGATTAGTAGGAGCAGCTTTAGCTATGTATAGATGTGCAAATAGTGATTTAAAAGAAAAAACAAAAGGGATTTTAATTCCAGCAGTAGGAGCAGCAGTTTTTGCAGGAGTGACAGAACCATTAGAATTTTCATTTTTATTCACTGCTCCAATTTTATTTGTTGTTCATGCAATATTAGCTGGAATAGGAATGGCAGTAGCTGCATTATTAGATTTAAGAGTAATAGCTGTATCTGGAGGAATTGAATTTTTAGCAATGATGCTTCCAGCAGGGGTTAAAGGAGATACACTTAAATTTATTTTATTAGGGTTTGCTCAGATTGCTTTATATTATGTTATATTTAAGTTTTTAATAGAAAAATTAAATTTAAAAACTCCAGGAAGAGAGAGTGGAGAAGTAAAGCTTTATAGCAAAGAGGATTATAAAGAAAAAAATAAAGAGAGTGAAAAAAGCGATAAAATAAAAAATATAATTTTGGGATTAGGTAGTTCTGAAAATATAAAAACTATTACAAATTGTTACTCAAGACTTAGAGTTCAAGTTAAAGATTTAGAAAAAATAGATGAGAATTTATTAAACACAACAGGATGTAGTGGTATTGTTAAAAGTTCTGAGGGCGTTCAGATTATATATGGATTATCTGTTCAAAAGATAAAAAAAGAGGTTTGTAAAGAGTTAAATATAAAAGATGAAGAGTAA
- a CDS encoding GNAT family N-acetyltransferase encodes MKLEIRLEEKNDYRKVEEMTREAFWNLYVPGANEHSIVHYLRNSEVTIPQLNFVATKDGEIVGHIFYTKAEVIDKEGKSHEVLTFGPLSVSPKFQKQGIGRALIEFTKRIAADMGYKGIIIYGYPGYYNRVGFKSAASFGIARADGVFAKALLAMELYPGSLKEISGDFHEAVSCFQLDENEFLKFESSFPAKEKKHEPSQDLFLEMVDKLEDPENIKLNNH; translated from the coding sequence TTGAAATTAGAAATAAGATTAGAAGAAAAAAATGATTATAGAAAAGTTGAGGAGATGACTAGAGAGGCTTTTTGGAATCTATATGTTCCAGGAGCTAATGAGCATTCCATAGTTCACTATTTAAGAAATTCAGAAGTGACAATTCCTCAGTTAAACTTTGTTGCTACTAAAGATGGAGAGATAGTTGGACATATTTTTTATACTAAAGCTGAAGTTATAGATAAAGAGGGTAAATCTCATGAAGTCTTAACTTTTGGACCTTTAAGCGTATCTCCTAAATTTCAGAAACAGGGTATAGGGAGAGCTTTGATTGAATTTACTAAAAGAATAGCAGCTGATATGGGATATAAAGGGATAATTATATACGGATATCCTGGATATTACAATAGAGTTGGTTTTAAAAGTGCAGCTAGTTTTGGAATAGCAAGAGCTGATGGAGTTTTTGCCAAAGCCCTTTTAGCTATGGAGCTTTATCCCGGCTCTTTAAAAGAGATTTCTGGAGATTTTCATGAAGCTGTAAGCTGTTTTCAATTGGATGAGAATGAATTTTTGAAATTTGAATCTTCATTCCCTGCAAAGGAGAAAAAACATGAACCATCACAGGATCTGTTTTTAGAGATGGTTGATAAACTTGAAGATCCTGAAAATATAAAATTAAATAATCATTAA